A genomic segment from Candidatus Saganbacteria bacterium encodes:
- a CDS encoding fructose-bisphosphatase class III, translating into MSGLVETRRLSVGPDIQARARALTAQNRQGTVPLPGYIGRPGMVMISDSHGAVGTYLDLFEALPSSIKFRIDLGDKVDRGPSPVEMSYVLQTLGVRRVLGNHDAMWVAAGMGIESQAIELVRWLMRYNEVDFLTTTLGVNMKPLTDYAEKNFPMARTGST; encoded by the coding sequence ATGTCAGGACTAGTTGAAACCAGGAGATTGAGCGTCGGTCCAGATATCCAGGCTAGGGCAAGAGCTCTCACTGCACAAAATAGGCAGGGAACAGTTCCTCTCCCGGGTTATATCGGTAGGCCTGGTATGGTTATGATCTCGGATTCTCATGGCGCGGTTGGAACATATCTTGATCTTTTTGAGGCTCTCCCTTCTTCTATAAAATTTCGTATTGATCTAGGCGATAAAGTGGATCGTGGGCCAAGTCCAGTTGAAATGAGCTATGTTCTCCAAACTTTAGGTGTAAGGCGTGTGCTAGGCAACCACGATGCTATGTGGGTCGCCGCTGGAATGGGTATTGAATCACAAGCGATTGAACTTGTTAGATGGCTTATGCGCTACAACGAAGTCGATTTCTTGACAACAACGCTTGGCGTTAATATGAAGCCACTGACAGATTATGCGGAAAAAAATTTTCCAATGGCTCGCACCGGATCGACGTGA
- a CDS encoding fructose-bisphosphatase class III: protein MKSKRYKCEEAAATYLKIIAEARVRFPEHQETVLNSSDIRIREALFIKDAIEALTPTERDVFGRITSGQELSDQDKDYFYYLMGGLKDLPDEEHAIVDHFAKEFKNNYAFYQFVKWMAGEGDLYLNYRVRHGYPCDVLALHATVPLTAEGELAEFDGKYGRDALLHLKDRIQLGLEAWRQLLEHDDSSLLQMHQDDIKILGLLPWDRRSPLYARQMQTAARAVLDEKTGT from the coding sequence GTGAAATCCAAACGATACAAGTGCGAAGAAGCCGCTGCAACATATTTAAAGATTATCGCTGAAGCAAGAGTAAGATTTCCCGAACATCAAGAAACAGTATTGAACTCATCAGACATAAGAATCAGAGAGGCTTTATTTATTAAAGATGCTATTGAAGCATTAACGCCGACCGAAAGGGATGTATTTGGCAGAATAACCAGTGGCCAGGAGTTAAGTGATCAGGATAAAGATTATTTTTATTATTTAATGGGAGGATTGAAAGATCTTCCGGATGAAGAGCATGCTATCGTAGATCATTTTGCAAAAGAGTTTAAGAATAATTACGCTTTTTACCAATTTGTAAAATGGATGGCGGGAGAAGGGGATCTATATTTGAATTACAGGGTCAGGCATGGTTATCCATGCGATGTTTTAGCCCTTCATGCAACTGTTCCGCTGACTGCGGAAGGCGAATTGGCGGAATTCGATGGAAAATATGGAAGAGACGCACTTTTGCACTTGAAGGACAGAATACAATTAGGGCTTGAAGCTTGGAGACAGCTATTAGAACATGATGATTCATCGCTTTTACAAATGCACCAAGATGATATTAAGATATTAGGCTTGCTTCCTTGGGATCGAAGATCGCCTCTTTATGCAAGGCAAATGCAAACCGCGGCAAGAGCTGTACTTGATGAAAAAACAGGAACATAG
- a CDS encoding fructose-bisphosphatase class III: MEPKEPFFSVFEKAGDDQALARARRNIAQSFGFPDPNNFVIIRGHEPSKDGMAQVLAGGTVINIDGGMAPKYGGRGGALVMGSEGAAWLSYPGLAYTRVPLPGY, translated from the coding sequence ATTGAGCCAAAAGAACCTTTCTTCTCTGTTTTTGAGAAAGCCGGCGACGACCAGGCCTTAGCGAGGGCTCGAAGAAATATTGCACAATCGTTTGGTTTTCCCGATCCAAATAATTTTGTAATTATCAGAGGCCATGAACCGAGCAAAGATGGTATGGCTCAAGTTTTGGCTGGAGGAACAGTTATTAATATAGATGGCGGCATGGCTCCCAAATATGGGGGAAGGGGTGGTGCGCTTGTTATGGGATCGGAAGGGGCGGCTTGGCTTTCATATCCAGGCCTTGCTTATACTAGGGTCCCATTACCAGGGTATTAA
- the lpdA gene encoding dihydrolipoyl dehydrogenase, with protein MNKKYDIVILGGGPGGYVSAIRATQLGAYVAIIEKDKLGGTCLNYGCIPTKALVYCANFFEKIKHADTFGITAENVSIDLKKVVDRKNKVVEKLVKGVEFLLEKNKIEIIRGEGKVIEPGFIKVGNREVHSQVSILATGSSPICLPGLSFDGSCFMSSDDILNLKEIPQKLDIVGGGVIGLHFAHMFNILGSEVAIYESLPDILNGVDEEVVALMKRILSRRKIKIAANTKFERSMTCGKTLVCVGRTPSTMGLESLNLKMDGKRVSVNEKMETSIKDVYAIGDLVSPKQFAHVASEQGVIAVENAMGKSRTFDYKSVPYTIYTNPEVASVGPTEKEAVSREPGAVSIGKFPFAALGIAQAMGEIEGFVKVIADKDDRILGVHIIGPDANTIIGAAAVCVKNGLKVDQLAETIQAHPSYPESLQEAALSTLKRSLHSIN; from the coding sequence GTGAATAAGAAATATGACATCGTAATATTAGGAGGCGGACCGGGAGGATACGTATCCGCGATCCGCGCGACCCAGCTCGGAGCCTATGTAGCTATTATCGAAAAAGATAAACTCGGCGGCACTTGCCTGAATTATGGGTGTATCCCCACAAAAGCTCTCGTTTATTGCGCGAACTTTTTCGAAAAGATAAAACATGCCGATACTTTTGGCATTACCGCAGAAAATGTTTCGATCGATCTAAAAAAAGTCGTTGATAGAAAAAATAAAGTTGTAGAAAAGCTCGTTAAAGGCGTCGAATTCTTATTGGAAAAGAACAAGATCGAAATTATTAGAGGTGAAGGAAAGGTTATTGAACCAGGCTTTATTAAAGTTGGAAACCGCGAAGTTCATTCGCAGGTTTCCATACTTGCAACCGGTTCCTCCCCTATTTGTTTGCCCGGCCTTTCTTTTGATGGAAGCTGTTTTATGTCATCAGACGATATATTAAATCTTAAAGAAATCCCGCAGAAACTTGATATCGTAGGCGGCGGGGTCATCGGCCTTCACTTCGCGCATATGTTCAATATCCTGGGATCGGAAGTTGCGATCTACGAATCGCTTCCGGATATTTTAAACGGCGTCGACGAAGAAGTAGTGGCTCTCATGAAACGAATATTATCAAGGCGAAAGATCAAAATAGCGGCAAACACAAAATTTGAGAGATCTATGACATGCGGAAAAACGCTTGTTTGCGTTGGACGGACTCCAAGCACAATGGGACTTGAAAGTTTGAATTTAAAAATGGATGGTAAAAGAGTTTCGGTCAACGAAAAGATGGAAACAAGTATTAAAGATGTCTATGCAATTGGCGATCTTGTAAGCCCAAAGCAATTCGCGCATGTAGCTTCAGAACAAGGAGTTATAGCTGTCGAGAATGCTATGGGGAAAAGCAGAACTTTTGATTATAAGTCAGTACCGTATACTATATATACTAATCCAGAGGTTGCAAGCGTTGGCCCAACTGAAAAAGAAGCTGTTAGCCGTGAGCCTGGAGCTGTAAGCATTGGCAAATTCCCTTTTGCTGCTTTAGGAATCGCGCAGGCAATGGGTGAAATCGAAGGTTTTGTAAAAGTAATTGCCGACAAAGATGATCGAATTTTAGGCGTACATATTATCGGCCCCGACGCTAATACAATTATAGGTGCGGCGGCTGTTTGCGTAAAGAATGGATTAAAAGTTGATCAACTTGCGGAAACTATTCAAGCACATCCTAGCTATCCGGAATCTCTTCAAGAAGCGGCTTTGTCGACCCTCAAAAGAAGCCTGCACTCGATCAATTAA
- the smpB gene encoding SsrA-binding protein SmpB, which yields MAKYYKLVTENRKAFHDFTIIDTYSAGISLTGSEVKSIRLGRVNLKDSFARVESGEVWLYNMHVNPYERSSEKTDPYRTRKLLLNSNELRKIIGMVSEKGFTLVPLKLYFSGDWAKVDIGVAKAKKIFKKKAKLIEKAVDIDIAQALKRNR from the coding sequence ATGGCAAAGTATTACAAGCTAGTCACGGAAAATCGCAAAGCTTTTCACGATTTTACGATAATAGATACCTATTCGGCGGGTATCTCTCTTACGGGGTCGGAGGTCAAGTCGATAAGGCTCGGTCGTGTCAATTTAAAAGATAGTTTTGCGAGGGTTGAATCGGGCGAAGTTTGGCTCTATAATATGCACGTCAATCCCTATGAGCGATCGAGCGAGAAAACGGACCCTTACAGGACGCGAAAACTCCTGTTGAATTCGAATGAGCTTAGAAAGATAATAGGGATGGTATCTGAAAAAGGTTTCACTTTGGTACCCCTTAAGCTTTATTTTTCGGGAGATTGGGCGAAGGTTGATATTGGCGTTGCCAAGGCGAAAAAAATATTTAAGAAGAAAGCGAAATTAATTGAAAAGGCTGTCGATATAGATATAGCGCAAGCTTTAAAAAGGAACAGATGA
- a CDS encoding methyltransferase domain-containing protein, protein MKDVKKQIKENFSKSSKNYDKISTFQKSLANKLFQKTKGIKGTEILDLGCGTGYLVRKLANKYINAKIVGIDIAPGMIKEAKNREPRRLVSGFPNNIRYLVQDCEELPKLGAFDLIVSNASLQWMDLKKVSICVEMNLKPNGVFMFNTMGPNNLKELKDAGFRKNDCPSISEIKNIFGGNFKKIRIAKYEVKQKFKDIKALIKYLKDIGANTPTMADNPNINRSRSTLKKSSAPFYTTFEVIFGAFRL, encoded by the coding sequence TTGAAAGACGTAAAGAAACAAATCAAGGAAAACTTTTCAAAAAGCTCGAAAAACTACGACAAGATCTCAACATTCCAAAAATCACTCGCTAATAAGCTCTTTCAAAAAACAAAAGGCATTAAAGGGACAGAAATATTAGATTTGGGATGCGGCACCGGATATTTAGTTAGAAAACTTGCAAATAAATATATAAACGCAAAGATTGTTGGGATTGACATAGCGCCCGGCATGATCAAGGAAGCGAAAAATCGGGAACCGCGACGTTTAGTCAGCGGTTTCCCAAATAATATTAGATATCTAGTCCAAGATTGCGAAGAGCTCCCAAAACTTGGGGCTTTCGATCTTATAGTATCGAACGCATCCCTCCAATGGATGGACCTAAAAAAGGTTTCGATTTGCGTAGAAATGAACCTCAAGCCAAACGGCGTGTTCATGTTCAACACGATGGGCCCGAACAACTTAAAAGAATTAAAAGATGCCGGTTTTAGGAAAAATGACTGCCCATCAATAAGCGAGATAAAGAATATTTTCGGCGGTAATTTCAAAAAGATCAGGATCGCAAAATATGAGGTCAAACAAAAATTCAAGGATATTAAAGCCCTGATAAAATATCTAAAAGATATCGGGGCAAATACGCCGACTATGGCTGACAACCCCAATATCAACCGGTCACGATCAACCCTTAAAAAAAGCTCTGCCCCATTTTATACTACATTTGAAGTGATTTTCGGCGCATTCAGGCTATAG
- a CDS encoding alpha/beta fold hydrolase encodes MKSILFIPGFATDSSIFHHQIEELSEQFVINRYDEERKPFPVAQPKNDIILGWSMGAAKAIRLYLENKDKVKALVLVSGFAKFLKSGDFPYGLPPSHMRNLERKIENDFQKGIEFFYDLLFLNPKSEMRNSKQCLNSNIQILNKDKTINDLESLKKEDLRKDLSKIDIPVMIIHGRHDQIVPFESGEYLHDNIKGPKFEVFENSGHAPFLEEQEKFDTTLRSFVEGII; translated from the coding sequence ATGAAATCAATTCTCTTTATCCCGGGATTTGCAACCGATTCATCGATTTTTCATCATCAAATAGAAGAGCTTTCAGAGCAATTTGTTATAAATAGATATGACGAAGAACGAAAACCGTTTCCAGTCGCGCAACCGAAAAACGATATCATTCTCGGTTGGTCCATGGGCGCCGCAAAAGCGATCAGATTATATTTGGAGAATAAAGATAAAGTTAAGGCTCTTGTTCTAGTTTCAGGATTTGCCAAATTCTTGAAAAGCGGGGATTTCCCATATGGATTACCCCCATCGCACATGAGAAACCTTGAACGCAAGATCGAAAATGATTTTCAAAAAGGGATCGAATTCTTCTATGATCTACTATTCTTAAATCCTAAATCCGAAATGCGAAATTCTAAACAATGTCTAAATTCTAACATCCAAATTCTAAACAAAGACAAGACAATTAACGATCTTGAATCCCTCAAAAAAGAAGATCTAAGAAAAGACCTGTCTAAGATCGATATTCCTGTCATGATCATCCACGGAAGGCACGATCAAATCGTACCATTTGAGTCTGGAGAATATTTGCATGATAATATTAAGGGCCCAAAGTTCGAAGTGTTTGAAAATTCGGGACACGCGCCGTTTCTCGAAGAACAAGAAAAGTTCGATACAACACTCAGATCGTTTGTTGAGGGAATAATTTGA
- the bioB gene encoding biotin synthase BioB: MINMYFRKLANDVINGKKLTFDEAFALINTSNEETFDLIAAANNIRKAFHGNKVKLCAIVNAKSGKCSENCSFCAQSAHFKTKADTYPLMSKDEIFESAKTAEEKIGATCFSVVTSGKSIISDKELQSVGAALETITSQTDLNRCVSMGTLTVPQINSLKAKGLKRLHHNLETAESFFDNVCTTHTYEERLNTLKHAKEAGLEICSGGIFGLGETLKQRVELAFTLLELDVESVPINILNPIAGTPAAENYKPMAPLEVLRLIATYRFIFPKADVGLFGGRELSLRDLQPLMFIAGANATLVGNYLTTSGQSPEKDLKMIADLGLMVRH; encoded by the coding sequence ATAATAAATATGTACTTTCGGAAACTCGCAAATGACGTGATAAATGGAAAAAAATTGACTTTTGACGAAGCATTCGCTTTGATCAATACTTCAAACGAAGAAACCTTCGATCTAATTGCCGCCGCAAACAATATCCGCAAGGCATTTCATGGCAATAAAGTTAAGCTTTGCGCGATCGTTAACGCAAAATCCGGAAAATGTTCCGAAAATTGTTCTTTCTGTGCGCAATCGGCGCATTTTAAGACAAAAGCCGATACTTACCCGCTCATGTCCAAAGATGAGATATTCGAATCCGCAAAAACTGCCGAAGAAAAGATAGGAGCGACTTGTTTTAGCGTTGTAACTTCAGGTAAATCAATAATATCGGACAAAGAACTGCAAAGCGTTGGCGCGGCGCTTGAAACTATCACTAGCCAAACCGATCTAAACCGTTGTGTCTCTATGGGGACGCTAACAGTGCCCCAAATAAATAGTCTAAAAGCCAAGGGCTTAAAAAGATTACATCATAATTTAGAAACAGCCGAGAGTTTCTTCGATAATGTGTGTACTACCCACACATATGAAGAGCGTTTAAATACTTTAAAGCATGCAAAAGAAGCCGGGCTTGAAATATGTTCGGGTGGAATATTTGGGTTGGGGGAGACTCTAAAGCAGAGAGTAGAACTGGCCTTTACTTTATTGGAACTTGATGTCGAATCGGTCCCGATTAATATTTTAAATCCGATTGCAGGCACGCCCGCCGCAGAAAATTATAAACCAATGGCGCCACTTGAAGTTTTAAGGCTTATTGCAACATATAGATTTATTTTTCCTAAGGCTGATGTTGGGTTGTTCGGTGGAAGAGAACTTTCTTTGCGCGATCTTCAGCCTTTAATGTTCATCGCGGGGGCAAATGCGACCTTGGTCGGAAATTATTTGACAACAAGCGGGCAGTCTCCCGAAAAAGATCTGAAGATGATAGCTGATTTGGGGTTAATGGTTAGGCATTAA
- the metG gene encoding methionine--tRNA ligase subunit beta: protein MINEEKISFADFQKLDIRIGEIKTAEDIPGADKLYRLTVDLGFETRELVAGVKAYYPKEELIGKKVLVLANLEPRVIKGVESRGMILCAHNEDRSKLVFTTPVSDILPGAKVS, encoded by the coding sequence ATGATCAATGAAGAGAAAATTTCATTTGCAGACTTCCAGAAGCTTGATATAAGGATCGGGGAGATAAAAACTGCTGAAGACATCCCGGGCGCGGATAAGCTTTATAGGTTGACAGTCGATCTTGGTTTTGAAACGCGAGAATTGGTTGCAGGAGTTAAAGCTTACTATCCGAAAGAGGAGCTTATCGGGAAAAAAGTTCTTGTTCTTGCAAATCTTGAACCGAGAGTCATTAAAGGCGTCGAAAGCCGCGGAATGATACTCTGCGCCCATAACGAAGACCGCTCAAAGCTTGTATTTACAACGCCTGTAAGCGATATCCTTCCCGGTGCGAAGGTTTCATAG
- a CDS encoding 8-amino-7-oxononanoate synthase encodes MFEFIGQELGALKNSRLFRELRTIEKIDGSKITISGKELINFCSNDYLGLSQHPLVKAAAKKVIEEFGIGAGASRLVSGNTIIHEQLEKKIAEFKKSEAAIVFPTGYMAIIGAITSLVDENDTVIIDRLNHASIIDACKLSKAKLQVYKHRNTATKDHSDLVTILKRSRKFRRRLIVSDAVFSMDGDIAPLKEIIDLGKKYDAITMADYAHATGVVNIEGRPDIMMGTLSKAIGSLGGFVAGSRELIDYLRNKARSFIYTTALPASVCAASIAAFEVIENSPDIATKLHSNIATIDKNALTPIIPIIIGDANKTMEISTKLFERGLFVSGIRPPTVPTGESRIRITISAKHTKEELDCLASSLLELIQK; translated from the coding sequence ATGTTTGAGTTCATCGGCCAAGAATTAGGAGCTCTCAAAAATTCCCGATTATTCAGAGAATTAAGAACTATCGAAAAGATCGATGGCTCAAAGATCACTATTTCCGGGAAAGAACTTATTAATTTCTGCTCGAACGATTATCTGGGGTTGTCTCAACATCCATTAGTTAAAGCCGCGGCAAAAAAAGTGATCGAGGAATTTGGAATAGGGGCGGGGGCTTCAAGGTTGGTATCGGGAAACACTATTATTCACGAGCAATTGGAAAAGAAAATCGCTGAATTCAAGAAAAGTGAAGCGGCGATCGTTTTTCCGACCGGATATATGGCAATTATCGGAGCGATTACTTCGCTTGTCGATGAAAATGACACGGTGATCATCGACCGCTTGAATCACGCTTCTATTATTGATGCCTGCAAGCTCTCGAAAGCAAAACTTCAGGTGTATAAACATAGAAACACAGCGACAAAGGACCATAGCGACCTAGTAACCATCCTAAAGAGATCGCGTAAGTTTAGAAGACGCTTGATCGTTTCGGACGCAGTCTTCAGTATGGACGGGGATATAGCGCCGTTAAAAGAGATTATTGATCTTGGTAAAAAATATGATGCCATCACAATGGCAGATTATGCCCATGCGACAGGAGTTGTAAATATCGAAGGTCGTCCTGATATCATGATGGGGACTTTATCTAAAGCGATTGGATCTCTTGGGGGATTTGTGGCAGGTAGCCGCGAACTAATTGATTACTTAAGAAATAAAGCGCGAAGTTTTATATATACAACAGCGCTGCCTGCTTCTGTTTGCGCGGCATCGATCGCGGCGTTTGAGGTGATCGAGAATTCCCCAGACATAGCTACAAAGCTACACAGCAACATAGCGACTATCGATAAAAATGCCTTGACCCCAATTATTCCAATTATTATCGGCGATGCGAATAAAACCATGGAAATATCCACTAAACTATTTGAGCGCGGACTTTTCGTTTCAGGGATAAGGCCGCCAACTGTTCCTACGGGCGAAAGCAGAATAAGAATAACGATCTCGGCAAAACATACGAAGGAGGAACTAGATTGCCTGGCATCTTCATTACTGGAACTGATACAGAAGTAG
- the bioD gene encoding dethiobiotin synthase has product MPGIFITGTDTEVGKTYFTEVLFKLFTDQGLNVGVMKPISCGASKDNDAIYLKKRLNIKDPLDLINPIKLKFPLSPLNASRKMIMRININIKIIMKAYKNLLKLHDLVLVEGVGGVLAPIKQNYYIADLIKDMNIPAIIVARAGLGTINHTLMTVETLRLRKINIIGIILNRFSGKDLSEKTNARTIEELTGLPILARIK; this is encoded by the coding sequence TTGCCTGGCATCTTCATTACTGGAACTGATACAGAAGTAGGAAAAACCTACTTCACAGAAGTTTTATTTAAGCTTTTTACGGATCAAGGGCTTAATGTTGGCGTCATGAAACCAATTTCTTGCGGCGCATCAAAAGATAATGATGCAATATATCTCAAAAAACGGCTTAATATAAAAGATCCGCTGGATCTTATCAATCCTATCAAACTAAAATTTCCGTTATCTCCGTTAAACGCAAGCAGGAAAATGATAATGAGAATCAATATCAATATCAAAATCATAATGAAAGCATATAAAAATCTTTTAAAACTTCATGATCTAGTTCTTGTGGAAGGCGTCGGAGGCGTACTTGCCCCCATAAAACAAAATTATTATATCGCAGATCTTATAAAAGACATGAATATCCCGGCTATAATTGTTGCAAGAGCGGGACTCGGAACAATAAACCATACTCTCATGACCGTTGAAACGCTCCGGCTTAGAAAAATTAATATTATAGGCATTATTTTAAATAGATTTAGCGGGAAAGACCTGTCGGAAAAGACAAATGCGAGGACCATTGAAGAATTAACTGGTTTGCCGATTCTTGCAAGGATCAAATGA
- the bioA gene encoding adenosylmethionine--8-amino-7-oxononanoate transaminase, which yields MKKLSAKDKKYIWHPFTQMKDWIENDQLIIERGEGVYLFDVDGNKYLDGVSSLWVTVHGHKKKEINLAIEKQLNKVAHSTMLGISNVPAIELAERLVQITPKGLDKIFYSDSGSTAVEIALKIAFQYFRQTPSVPRQARDFSPLSRGRMRGGNYKTKFLTLVNAYHGDTIGSVSVGGMDLFHRIYKPLLFKTFKAQSPYCYRCRDNDQCPMLNDKLISNSEFRNNPELPNFKCLKDAENIMKKHHQEIAAMIVEPMVQAAAGMLTMPKGYLKAIRRLCTKYDILLICDEVATGFGRTGKMFACEHEGVSPDIMCVAKGLTGGYLPLAATLTSKKIFNAFLGRPEENKTFFHGHTYTGNPVACAAALASLDLFKSEKILLKMRVIINYMSKRLKDFYKLDSVGDIRQIGMMAGIELVPDKNTREEFFSKDRIGHKVILEARKRGVILRPLGNVIVLMPPLSISLKELKKLLDVTFASIEKITHS from the coding sequence ATGAAGAAATTATCGGCCAAAGACAAAAAATATATATGGCATCCGTTCACCCAGATGAAAGATTGGATAGAAAATGACCAGTTAATTATTGAAAGAGGCGAAGGGGTCTATCTTTTTGATGTGGATGGGAATAAATATTTGGATGGGGTTTCTTCTTTATGGGTAACGGTCCACGGCCACAAAAAAAAAGAGATAAATCTGGCGATCGAAAAACAATTAAATAAAGTCGCACATTCGACAATGCTCGGGATTTCTAATGTCCCGGCGATCGAGTTGGCTGAAAGGCTTGTTCAAATAACTCCAAAAGGATTGGATAAAATATTCTATTCGGATTCGGGGTCTACGGCGGTTGAGATCGCATTAAAGATAGCGTTCCAATATTTTCGGCAAACCCCCTCTGTCCCTCGACAAGCTCGGGACTTCTCCCCCTTATCAAGGGGGAGAATGAGAGGGGGTAACTACAAAACAAAATTTCTCACTTTAGTTAATGCATACCATGGCGATACTATCGGATCAGTATCAGTAGGAGGGATGGACTTATTCCATAGGATATACAAGCCGCTTCTTTTTAAGACGTTTAAAGCGCAGTCGCCGTACTGCTATCGCTGTCGCGATAATGACCAATGTCCAATGTTAAATGACAAATTAATTTCTAATTCCGAATTCCGAAACAATCCCGAATTACCAAATTTCAAATGTTTAAAAGATGCTGAAAATATTATGAAGAAACATCATCAAGAGATCGCGGCGATGATCGTTGAGCCGATGGTCCAAGCTGCTGCCGGTATGCTCACTATGCCAAAAGGATATTTAAAAGCTATTAGACGGCTTTGCACAAAATATGACATTCTTTTGATCTGCGATGAAGTGGCAACCGGATTTGGTAGAACGGGTAAAATGTTCGCTTGCGAGCATGAAGGGGTCTCTCCCGATATAATGTGCGTTGCGAAAGGGCTAACGGGCGGTTATTTGCCTCTTGCCGCAACGCTGACCTCAAAGAAAATATTCAATGCTTTCCTGGGACGACCTGAAGAAAACAAGACCTTCTTTCATGGCCATACTTATACCGGAAACCCTGTTGCTTGTGCGGCGGCATTAGCCTCTCTTGACCTATTTAAATCGGAAAAAATCTTATTGAAAATGAGAGTCATTATCAATTACATGAGCAAAAGACTTAAAGACTTTTATAAATTGGATAGTGTGGGTGATATTCGTCAGATAGGAATGATGGCTGGCATAGAATTGGTTCCCGACAAAAATACCAGAGAAGAATTTTTTTCGAAGGATAGGATAGGACATAAGGTGATCCTTGAAGCAAGAAAAAGAGGAGTGATATTGCGGCCTCTTGGGAATGTTATCGTATTAATGCCGCCGCTAAGTATTTCTCTTAAAGAATTGAAAAAATTGCTTGATGTAACTTTCGCATCGATAGAAAAAATAACTCACTCCTAA
- the thiE gene encoding thiamine phosphate synthase, with product MNLSDRKKLFKKVDIYPVITTEFCAGRLATDILKEVLEGGAKVVQLREKEILDKDYYKLASDFRSITNQYKALLIINDRIDIAKDIGADGVHLGQNDLSIDTARSISSDLLIGASTHSLEQALEAESNGADYVNFGPIFKTRTKSSVRPIGFKDIKILKKKLKIPFTVMGGIKLDNANLVLKAGARKLEVVTALTKTKDVKAETKAFIDKIRRFK from the coding sequence GTGAATTTATCGGATAGGAAAAAATTATTTAAAAAAGTCGATATTTATCCCGTCATTACGACGGAGTTTTGTGCGGGCAGGCTCGCAACCGATATATTAAAAGAAGTTCTTGAAGGCGGGGCAAAGGTCGTCCAGCTTAGGGAAAAGGAGATCCTCGATAAGGATTATTATAAATTGGCGTCGGATTTCAGAAGTATTACAAACCAGTATAAAGCATTGCTTATAATAAACGACCGCATAGACATCGCGAAGGATATTGGCGCAGATGGAGTGCATTTAGGGCAAAACGACCTGTCGATCGATACCGCTCGAAGCATATCATCGGACCTGCTGATCGGGGCATCAACGCATAGCCTGGAGCAAGCTCTTGAAGCCGAGAGTAATGGCGCCGATTATGTCAACTTCGGCCCGATCTTTAAGACAAGGACAAAATCATCGGTTAGGCCGATAGGCTTTAAAGATATCAAGATTTTGAAAAAAAAGCTAAAGATCCCCTTCACTGTTATGGGCGGGATAAAGCTCGACAATGCAAACCTAGTCCTCAAAGCCGGAGCAAGAAAGCTGGAAGTCGTCACAGCGCTTACGAAAACTAAAGACGTTAAAGCCGAGACCAAAGCCTTCATCGATAAGATAAGAAGATTCAAATAA